In Hahella sp. HNIBRBA332, the genomic window GTGGAGAACATGCTCTATATGTCTTCCCAGGCCTCTTCCGACGGCCGCATGGCGTTGACGGTGACCTTCGCCCTGGGAACGGATCTCGACGAAGCTCAGGTGGACGTGCAGAACCGCGTCAGCCGCGCTTTGCCGCGCCTGCCCAATGAAGTACAGCGATTAGGCGTTACGACGGAGAAATCCTCGCCGGACCTGACCATGGTTGTGCACATGGTGTCGCCGGATAACCGTTACGACACGCTCTATCTGGCGAACTACGCCACCTTGAACGTGAAAGACGCGTTGTCGCGGATTGAAGGCGTAGGCGCAGTACGTGTGTTCGGCGCCGGGGATTACTCTTTGCGCATCTGGCTGGACCCGGAAAAAGTGGCCGCGCTGAATCTGACCACCAGCGACGTGCTGCAAGCTATTCGTGAACAGAACCGCGCGGTGGCGGCGGGTACTTTGGCGGCGCCGCCGTCTCCCAGCGCCAGCGATTTCCAGCTGCTGATCAACGTGAAAGGCCGTTTGGAATCCATCGAAGAGTTTGAAAACATCATTGTCCGTGTTGGTCCGAATGGGGAAATGACCCGTCTGAAAGACGTCGGTCGCGTGGAACTGGGCTCCAGCACTTATGCATTGCGTTCTTTGCTGAACAACAAGCCTGCGGCGGCGTTGCCGATCTTCCAGCGTCCCGGCTCCAACGCCATTGAAATTTCCGACAACGTGCGCGCCACCATGGCGGAACTGAAGAAGACGTTCCCGGAAGGCGTGGACTACTCCATTGTTTACGACCCTACGGTTTTCGTAAAAGGCTCTATCAAAGCGGTGGTGCAAACACTGCTGGAGGCCATTCTGCTGGTAGTTATCGTCGTGGTGTTGTTCCTGCAGACCTGGCGCGCTTCGATTATCCCATTGGTGGCGGTGCCGGTATCCCTGGTGGGCACCTTTGCGGTGATGTATCTGTTCGGCTTCTCGCTGAACGCGCTGTCGCTGTTTGGACTGGTGCTGGCTATCGGCATCGTGGTGGATGACGCCATTGTGGTGGTGGAAAACGTCGAACGTAATATCGAGCTGGGCATGACGCCGGTGGAGGCCACCAAGCAGGCCATGAAAGAAGTGACCGGCCCGATTATCGCGACCTCTCTGGTGCTGAGCGCGGTGTTTATTCCTACCGCGTTTATTTCTGGCCTGACCGGCCAGTTTTATAAACAGTTCGCGTTGACTATTGCGATCTCCACGATCATTTCGACTATCAACTCCCTGACCCTGAGTCCGGCTCTGTCCGCTGTGCTGTTGAAACCGCACAGCGCCAAGAAAGATCTGTTGAGCCGCATTATCGATGGTCTGTTCGGTCGCTGGTTGTTCGCGCCTTTCAACAAGTTCTTTGCGAAGGCTTCCAATGCCTATACCTGGGGCGTGAAACGCATCATTCGCGGCGGCCTGGTGATTCTGGTGGTGTACGGCGGCCTGATCGGTCTGACCTATCATCAGTTCCAGACCACGCCGGTGGGCTTCGTGCCGCAGCAGGACAAGCAGTATCTGGTGTCCTTCGCGCAGTTGCCGGACGCGGCCTCGCTGGATCGTACGGAAGACGTGATTCGGGAAATGTCCGCCATCGCGTTGAAGCACCCCGGCGTGGAATCGGCTGTCGCGTTCCCTGGTTTGTCCGTGAACGGCTTTGTGAACGCCCCTAACAGCGGCATCGTGTTCGTGACTTTGAAGCCCTTCGAGGAACGTAAAGACCCCTCTCTGTCCGCAGGCGCTATCGCAGGACAGTTGAACGGCGAATACAGCGCCATTAAGGAAGCCTTTGTGGCGATCTTTCCACCGCCTCCGGTCATGGGATTGGGCACCATCGGCGGTTTCCGCCTGCAGGTCGAAGATCGCGCCAGCATGGGCTACAACGAGCTGTATGCGCAAACCCAGAATATCGTGCAGAAAGCCTGGGCGACCCCTGGACTGACCGGCCTGTTCAGCAGCTTCCAGGTCAACGTGCCGCAGATCGATGTGGACGTGGATCGCGAGAAGGCCAAGTCTCACAACGTGTCTCTGAACGACGTGTTCGAAACCATGCAGGTCTACATGGGCTCGCTGTATGTGAACGACTACAACCAGTTCGGTCGCACCTATCAGGTGAATGTGCAGGCGGAGGATGACTTCCGTCAGGAGGCGGACCAGATCAGTCGCTTGAAAGTGCGTAACGGCCAGGGCGACATGATCCCCATCGGTTCCTTTGTGAACGTGACTCATACGGCGGGGCCGGATCGGGTTATGCACTACAACGGTTACCCAACCGCGGAAATCAACGGCGCGCCAGCCCCGGGCTACAGCTCAGGCCAGGCCCAGGCGGCGATTGAGAAGCTGCTCAAAGACGAGCTGCCCAACGGCATGACCTTTGAGTGGACCGAGCTGACCTATCAGCAGATTCTGGCGGGCAACACAGCGGTATTCGTCTTCCCGCTGGTTGTTCTGCTGGTCTTCCTGGTGCTGGCGGCGCAATACGAAAGCTGGTCGTTGCCATTGGCGATTATTCTGATCGTACCGATGACGCTGTTGTCAGCCATGACCGGGGTGATTCTGTCCGGCGGTGACAACAATATCTTCACCCAGATTGGACTGATCGTACTGGTGGGATTGGCGACCAAAAACGCGATTCTGATCGTGGAGTTCGCCAAGGAGCGTCAGGACGCGGGTCTCAGTCTGATGGACGCCATCCTGGAAGCCTGTCGCCTGCGTTTGCGTCCGATTCTGATGACGTCCCTGGCGTTCATCATGGGCGTGGCGCCATTGGTGTACTCCAGCGGCGCCGGCGCGGAAATGCGTCACGCCATGGGCGTCGCGGTGTTCTCCGGCATGATCGGGGTAACGATCTTTGGATTGTTGCTGACGCCGCTGTTCTATCACCTGATTCGTCGCTGGGTGAAAAAACGCGATCCGCAGGACGAAGCGCAAGGGGAGGTGGCTCATGCGTAAGGCGAAGCTTTTCCTGGTCTCCGCGCTGACTCTGGCTATGGCGGGATGCATGACAGTGGGGCCTGACTATCAGGCTCCAGAAATTCCTGCGACGCAATTGCAGACGTTCAACCAACAGCAGTTCGACTTCCAGCGCATGGAGGAAAACTGGTGGGGGCAGTTCAACGATCCCCGTATTGAGAAACTGGTGGATCTCGCCCTCGCCGACAATCACGACATCGCCAAGGCGCGGGCCAATGTAAAGGCCGCTTACGCTGCATTTGACGACAGTCGCGACGACCGCTTTCCGAAAGGCGGCGTGGGCGCTGAGTACAGCGCCTCGCGAGCGAAGTCCGCGCCGAACTTCTCTGACGCCGCCAAGGTGGAGCAATACTCCGCCGGAGGCAACCTGAGCTGGAACCTTGACTTCTTCGGCCGCGTGACGCGGCTGATTGAAGCCGCCGAAGCGGAAGCGCTGTCCAGCGATGCGGCGTTGCGCAATATGCAGGTAGAGATCATTGCCGAAGTCGTGCGCGTCTATGCGGACTTACGCGGCGCTCAGGCGCAGATTCAAGTGGCGCAGCGTAATCTGGAGAATCTCAAATCCGTGGTGGAACTGACGGAGGCCAAGTACAAGACGGGAGTCGGCGCAGAGCTGGATGTGGTGCGCAGTAAGGCGCAATACGCCGGGGCGCAGGCTACTCTGGCGCCGTTGCAGGCGCGCATCGCCCGCGATGAGTATCGGCTGGCGGTGCTGACCGGTTCCGAGCCTGGCAAGCTGGCGATGGACTTGAGCTATCAGCCCATTCCCCAGGTGGCGACGGCGCTTGCTATTGGCGACCCCGCCGCCTTGTTGCGTCGCCGTCCTGACGTGCGCGTCGCTGAACGCCGTTTGGCGTCAGCCACCGCCAGGGTTGGCGTGGCGACGGCGGACCTGTTTCCCAAGGTGGAAATGACCGGGTTCCTGGGCTTTATTTCCGGCTCCGGCAGTGAGCTGCTGAAATCCTCCTCCGGCGCCTGGTCCGTGGCCCCCAGCCTGAACTGGGCGGTGCTGGATTGGGCCTCCCTGAAGGCGCGGGTGCGCGTGGCCGAGGCGCAGAATGAAGCGGCCCTGGAAGACTATCAGCAGACGGTGTTGCGGGCATTGGAAGACGCACAGCTCAGCTTTGTTAATTATCACCAGAGCCAGCAACGCTATCTGCACTTGCAGGCGCAGGTGGAGAGCAGCGCGCGGGCCCAGGAAATCGCCCAGGCGCAATACAAGGAAGGCTTTATTGACCTGTTGGTGTTGCTGGACACGGAGCGCACCCGTCTGGCGGCGGAAGACGCTGCGATGCAGGCGGAGACGGATATCATGAAAGGCGTTGTGGAAATTTACCGCTCTCTGGGCGGAGGCTGGGAAGCGCCGGCGGATAATGTCGCCGCGACCGGCTTGAAGGCGTTCACACGAGGCTAGCCCCTGTTTTCTGCGACCATCCGACGTCGCCGCCGCGCCCTGCGATCTTTTTGCGATCTCATGACAAGCGCAAGGGCGCACGACGTTGACGGCGGGTGGTCGCAGATCCTTTTTCAGCGTTGAAAACCGTCGTCAGACTTTTTTCATGTGGAAAACCTCCACACGATTCCTGCCTTGATCCTTGGCCTGCTGCAAGGCGACTTCCGCTTGCTTGAAAAGCTGCTCGAACGGCGTATCGCACTCTCCAATACAGAGCCCGATGGACGCGGTGACGCGCACTTCCGGATCGCCATCGGCGGGTCCGGTGAAGACCATGTCGGCAATTGACTCGATGAGGCGTCCGGCGATCTGCATGCCGACCTTATCATTGGCCTGACTAAGGAAAATCGCGAACTCCTCGCCGGCGATACGCCCGAACACATCGTATTCACGCAAGGCCTCCCGGGACATTTCCGCGATGCGGCGCAAGATCTCATCCCCGACCGGATAGCCATAGTTGTCGTTGACCTTTTTG contains:
- a CDS encoding efflux RND transporter permease subunit, whose protein sequence is MNLSQYFIHRPILAGVLSIMIFIAGALAVFELPITEYPEVVPPTVVVNATYPGANPKVIAETVASPLEQEINGVENMLYMSSQASSDGRMALTVTFALGTDLDEAQVDVQNRVSRALPRLPNEVQRLGVTTEKSSPDLTMVVHMVSPDNRYDTLYLANYATLNVKDALSRIEGVGAVRVFGAGDYSLRIWLDPEKVAALNLTTSDVLQAIREQNRAVAAGTLAAPPSPSASDFQLLINVKGRLESIEEFENIIVRVGPNGEMTRLKDVGRVELGSSTYALRSLLNNKPAAALPIFQRPGSNAIEISDNVRATMAELKKTFPEGVDYSIVYDPTVFVKGSIKAVVQTLLEAILLVVIVVVLFLQTWRASIIPLVAVPVSLVGTFAVMYLFGFSLNALSLFGLVLAIGIVVDDAIVVVENVERNIELGMTPVEATKQAMKEVTGPIIATSLVLSAVFIPTAFISGLTGQFYKQFALTIAISTIISTINSLTLSPALSAVLLKPHSAKKDLLSRIIDGLFGRWLFAPFNKFFAKASNAYTWGVKRIIRGGLVILVVYGGLIGLTYHQFQTTPVGFVPQQDKQYLVSFAQLPDAASLDRTEDVIREMSAIALKHPGVESAVAFPGLSVNGFVNAPNSGIVFVTLKPFEERKDPSLSAGAIAGQLNGEYSAIKEAFVAIFPPPPVMGLGTIGGFRLQVEDRASMGYNELYAQTQNIVQKAWATPGLTGLFSSFQVNVPQIDVDVDREKAKSHNVSLNDVFETMQVYMGSLYVNDYNQFGRTYQVNVQAEDDFRQEADQISRLKVRNGQGDMIPIGSFVNVTHTAGPDRVMHYNGYPTAEINGAPAPGYSSGQAQAAIEKLLKDELPNGMTFEWTELTYQQILAGNTAVFVFPLVVLLVFLVLAAQYESWSLPLAIILIVPMTLLSAMTGVILSGGDNNIFTQIGLIVLVGLATKNAILIVEFAKERQDAGLSLMDAILEACRLRLRPILMTSLAFIMGVAPLVYSSGAGAEMRHAMGVAVFSGMIGVTIFGLLLTPLFYHLIRRWVKKRDPQDEAQGEVAHA
- a CDS encoding efflux transporter outer membrane subunit, encoding MRKAKLFLVSALTLAMAGCMTVGPDYQAPEIPATQLQTFNQQQFDFQRMEENWWGQFNDPRIEKLVDLALADNHDIAKARANVKAAYAAFDDSRDDRFPKGGVGAEYSASRAKSAPNFSDAAKVEQYSAGGNLSWNLDFFGRVTRLIEAAEAEALSSDAALRNMQVEIIAEVVRVYADLRGAQAQIQVAQRNLENLKSVVELTEAKYKTGVGAELDVVRSKAQYAGAQATLAPLQARIARDEYRLAVLTGSEPGKLAMDLSYQPIPQVATALAIGDPAALLRRRPDVRVAERRLASATARVGVATADLFPKVEMTGFLGFISGSGSELLKSSSGAWSVAPSLNWAVLDWASLKARVRVAEAQNEAALEDYQQTVLRALEDAQLSFVNYHQSQQRYLHLQAQVESSARAQEIAQAQYKEGFIDLLVLLDTERTRLAAEDAAMQAETDIMKGVVEIYRSLGGGWEAPADNVAATGLKAFTRG